AGGCGAAGTCCGCGGCGCTCGTGTCGTTGCTCAGGAAGTTCCAGTCGAAGGCGATGCGGCTGCCGGTGTCGGCGGTGAAGGTCTGGACCAGCCCGGAGCCCTCGGTGGGGGCCGCGGCCAAGAGGGCGTCCAGGGCGCCGATGGCAAGGCCCAGTTGTTCCTCCAGCCCGCCGGCCCCGCCGACCTCCACCGGGGCATTGCCGGAGGCGTTGTAGTTCGTGCCGCTCAGGTCGTCGTCGGCGTTGAGGGCGTTGGTCAGCAGGGCCTGGTTGGCGCCCGCGCTGGGGCCGGAGCCGAAGGCGGCGGTGGCGACGCTGGCATCGCCCGCCGCGGTCCAGCCGTTGAGCCCGGCCTCGAAGCCGCCATTGGCGATCGACGCGGCGCTGGCCGTGGTGCCCAGGGTGATCAGACCCAGCGTGATCAGGCCGAGCCCAATCAAACCAGATGCGCGCAGGGTGTTCGGGGTGTGGTTCATGTGGGCGGTTCCTTGGTCGGTGCGGCGAATCTAAAGACCCAGGTCCCGCGCCGGGACCAGCTGGGCGGCGGTGAGGCCCCGCAGCGTCAGCAACGGGCGCGGGGCACCGCGGCCGGCAAGGCCGTCGGCGTCGATGCGCAGGCTGACCCCGCCGGTCACATCGGCAAAGACCAGATGGCCGTCGGCCACCGCGCGGGCCGGGGCGATGCCGAGGCTGCTGAGCAGCGCGGTCAGGTCGATACGGTCGGCATAGGGGGTGAAGTCGCTGATCACATCGCCGGCATCGCGCATGCTCTGGTAGACGAAGGTATCGCCGCCGGCACCGCCGGTGACCAGGTCACCGCCGACGCCGGGGGTGATCCGATCGTCTCCGGCCGTGCCCACCAAGGTGTCGCGCCGCGGGGTGCCGGGGATGATGTCGCCGGGGCTGGCCACGGCGACGGCCAGGTCCACCAGGCGTCCCTGCAGGTCAAAGGCGTTCTCGGTGCCGTAGAGGTTGGCGGTGACCTCGTCGCCGTCGGCCGCGTCCAGGCGCTGCAGGCCGCCCTGGGCCTTGGGGGTCTCGATCAGGTCGGCGAGGGCCTCCTGATACAGGATGGAGTTGGTCGCGTTCTCGAACACGACGCCGTTCGCGGCATAGGGATAGCCGTCGCCGCCGTTGGCCAGGAAGTCGATGGTGGCGAGTGCAAAGGTCGTGGCGGGATCCACCACCACGCCGTTATCGATCAGGAGGGTACCGTCGTCCAGCACCACGCGGCGGATGCGCTCGCCGGTGCCCAGCGTGGTGCGGGCGGTGCGGCTGCTGTCGTAGAAGACCTGCATCCCGGAGACCTGCGCGAAGCGGCCCTGGGTGGCCCCGCCCGGACTGGTTGCGTTATAGGCCTGCTCCAGGACGTCCTTGAGCTGGGCCGCGTTCACGCTGCGGGCGGTCTTCACCAGGTTGGTGAAGGGCAGTACGTTGAAGGTGTCGCCCATGGACAGGGTACCGGGGCCGGCGATGCTGGTGCGGATGCCGCCGCCGTTCTGCAGGGCCACATCGGCCTCGCCGGCGAAGCGGATCGCGTCGGCGACCAGGTTGCCGAGCCCGGTCTCGGCATTGCGCGTACCCTCGGTGTACTGACAGGGGGTCGGCGTGCAGGCGACGTGGGTGGGGCCGTTCAGGGTCATCGCGGTACTGCCGATGATCTCGGCGTTCAGGGCCGAGACATAGTCCAGCACCGGCTGCACCACCGCGGCGCTCAGCGTCGCATCGCCGGTGACGGCATCGGCGTCGGTGGCGAAGCGCCCGGAGACGCGGATCATCCGGCTGCCGGTGATGGTCAGCGCGCCGGTGGCGTCGTCGAGACTGGCGTTCAACTCACCCAGGTAGCGGTTGCCGAAGTGGCCGGTGACGACCGGCACCTGCGCACCGTCGGCGTCGCGGGCATAGACCGGGTGGCTGGTGAAGGTCGCCGCGACGCCACCATTGATGAGCTGATCATCCGGGTCGGTCATCAGCTCGTGGCCGCCCCCGGAGATGACCAGATCCACCCCGCGCAGGGCCGGCACCATCACCGTCAGCTCGTTGTTGGCGTTCTGCAGATGGCTCATGACGATGATGGTCTCGACCCCCTGCTCCGTGCGCAGACGGGTGACTTCGGCCTGGATCAGCGGCAGCAGGGCGGCCAGATTGGCCGCGTCGGTGGCGTTGGCATCCCAGGCCTTCATGATCCCGTCCGGCGGCGAGGAGATCTTCGGCAGCAGCGGCGTGGTGGCACCGATGATGCCGATCTTATTGCCGCCGGGCGTGGTGATGACCTTGGACGGGGCGACCTGGCCGACGGCGGCCAGCGCGGCGAACGCGGGCGTCACCGAGAAGTCCAGGTTCACCGACAGGTAGGTCGTCCCGGAGACCGCGGCGAAGCGGGCCGCGACCGGCCCGGTGTTGTCCAGGTCGAACTCGTGGTTGCCGAACACGGCGGCATCAAACTGCATCCGGCGCAACGCAATGGCGTCGTAGAAGTCCTGACCACCGTCCGGATGGGCGGTGACCAGGCCGTCGAGGCTCGCGCTCAAGCGCGGCCCGGGCAGGAAGGAATCCCCGGCGTTCAGCTTCAGCACCGCCCGTCCGGCGCCCGCGGCGGCCGTCTCGGCGTTGGCCATCACGCTGGCCAGGCGGTCGATCCCGCCGTAAAACGAGATGAGCTGGCTGGTGTCGTCACGCAGATTCCCCTGGGCCGACAGCAGCCAGGACTCTTGGTCGCCGAGGTGCAGGACGGTCACCTCCTCGGCACCGGCGCTGCTGAACAACCCGGCACCGAGGGCCAGGGCGAGGGCTGGACCGATGGCGTAGCGGCACAGGACCGGGCTGATCTTCAGGGGCAGGATGGGCTTCATCGAGGGCTCCTGGGTTGGGGCGGACAGGGAAGTTCGGCGTCGGCCGGGCAGCGGGAGCGCCGTGGGGCGGGGTCGGCGCGCTATCGAGGTAACCGCAGCGCCGGAGTCTGCGGTGAGCAGATGACGGCGATCTTAAGGTTCGGTGAATCTTTGCGGACAGCCGGCGTGGAGCGCTGCGGGCGCCGTGCTCAGCCGTCCGGCGACCGGATCACCGCGTCATCTCGCGACGGCGGGCGGCGAGGAGTCCGGCGCCGACCAGCAGGGCCGTACCGGGCAGCGGGATGTCGGCGGCGGTGACCAGGATCGCGGCGCCGCCAAGACTCAGGGGGCCATAGGCGACCCCCTGGCTGTCTGAGAGGGTCGCGTTGCCCAGGTCGAGTTGGCTCAGGCCCAGCCCGCCGGCGGTGAACCCGATGATGGCGATCAAGGTGTCGACATCGGCCGTAACGCCGCTGAGATCGAGGCTGTACTCGGCGAAGGTGATGGTCCCGTTGCCGATGGAACTGGCGGCGGTGTCGGTGAAGGGGTCGAAGACACCCGCTGAGAAGATGCCGGTGGCGGTGAGGATGGCGGGGTCGAAGCTGAGGTCGAATTGGAAGGCGGCCAGGTCCATCGCACCCGACGCCAGTACATTGACCGTGAAGCTGGTCCCCTGGATGAGGACGCGCGTCGGGTCGACCAGACCGCCGGGCACGGCGTCCAGCTTGATACCGGCCGCCCCGACGGCGTTGGCCCCGAGCAGCAGGGCGGCCCCGCACAGTGACATGAGTCGTTGATTCATGGAAAACTCCGCAAAGATCAGACATGGCCCCGCGGCCGTGATCATTGTTCCGGCCACTAGCGCGCGCACTTAGGGCGGTCGCACAGGAGTACCAGACGGCGGAGGTCGAGCACCGTGATACGCCCGTCGCCGTCCAGGTCGCCGGTCGCATTGGCCGCGGTGACATCCTGATTGAAGCTGAGCTTGAGGGTGTCCAGGTCGTCCTGGTCCACTGCCCGGTTGCCGTCCAGGTCGCCGGGACGCGGGGCGGGTGGGTCGAGCAGGAGCCCGACCAACACCGGGTCATGGTCGGCGATACGGAACTCGTCGCTGGCGAAGTAGGTGCTGTGTTGGTTGGTAGTCTTGAACTCGAGGTTGTAATCGAACACCACCGGCTCGTCGGCGTTGATGTGGTATTCCGCCGCGCCCGTCACCTGTTCGACCAGGCTCGCGCTGGCAAGTGCATGATCCAGATGACCCCAGCGTCCGTTGAAGGTGTAGGAATAGGCGCTCGGGTCGCCTGCAACCAGGTTGGCGTAGCCGCCGCTTTCCAGGGTGCGGAGCGGGTCCTCCTGGAGGTAGGAGTTGAGATCGCCCAGGATCAGATAGTCGGCATCACCGGCCCCGGTGGGATCGGTCGCCAGCCAGTCCACCAGTGCGTTGGCCATGCTGGTGCGGGTGAGGTTGCAGTTGCCCTGACCGTCGCCGGTATCCGGATCGACGATCTCATGGGTGCCGCCAGTGGCGGTGTTGCAGTCCGAACCCTTGGATTTGAAGTGATTGACAACTACCGTGAGCCGCGCCCCATCCGCGACCTGGGCGAACGACTGGGCCAGTGCCGGACGGTTCCTGGTGTCGATGGCGCGCGGGTCCACGCCGTCGTCGAGGATGGCAAAGTCACCCACCAGGGTTACCCGTGCCGGACGGTAGATAAAGCCGTTGCGGATGGCGTCGCCACCATAGACCCCGGTCTCCACATAGGCA
The DNA window shown above is from Candidatus Thiodictyon syntrophicum and carries:
- a CDS encoding 5'-nucleotidase C-terminal domain-containing protein — protein: MKPILPLKISPVLCRYAIGPALALALGAGLFSSAGAEEVTVLHLGDQESWLLSAQGNLRDDTSQLISFYGGIDRLASVMANAETAAAGAGRAVLKLNAGDSFLPGPRLSASLDGLVTAHPDGGQDFYDAIALRRMQFDAAVFGNHEFDLDNTGPVAARFAAVSGTTYLSVNLDFSVTPAFAALAAVGQVAPSKVITTPGGNKIGIIGATTPLLPKISSPPDGIMKAWDANATDAANLAALLPLIQAEVTRLRTEQGVETIIVMSHLQNANNELTVMVPALRGVDLVISGGGHELMTDPDDQLINGGVAATFTSHPVYARDADGAQVPVVTGHFGNRYLGELNASLDDATGALTITGSRMIRVSGRFATDADAVTGDATLSAAVVQPVLDYVSALNAEIIGSTAMTLNGPTHVACTPTPCQYTEGTRNAETGLGNLVADAIRFAGEADVALQNGGGIRTSIAGPGTLSMGDTFNVLPFTNLVKTARSVNAAQLKDVLEQAYNATSPGGATQGRFAQVSGMQVFYDSSRTARTTLGTGERIRRVVLDDGTLLIDNGVVVDPATTFALATIDFLANGGDGYPYAANGVVFENATNSILYQEALADLIETPKAQGGLQRLDAADGDEVTANLYGTENAFDLQGRLVDLAVAVASPGDIIPGTPRRDTLVGTAGDDRITPGVGGDLVTGGAGGDTFVYQSMRDAGDVISDFTPYADRIDLTALLSSLGIAPARAVADGHLVFADVTGGVSLRIDADGLAGRGAPRPLLTLRGLTAAQLVPARDLGL
- a CDS encoding cohesin domain-containing protein, whose protein sequence is MNQRLMSLCGAALLLGANAVGAAGIKLDAVPGGLVDPTRVLIQGTSFTVNVLASGAMDLAAFQFDLSFDPAILTATGIFSAGVFDPFTDTAASSIGNGTITFAEYSLDLSGVTADVDTLIAIIGFTAGGLGLSQLDLGNATLSDSQGVAYGPLSLGGAAILVTAADIPLPGTALLVGAGLLAARRREMTR